One Miscanthus floridulus cultivar M001 chromosome 11, ASM1932011v1, whole genome shotgun sequence DNA window includes the following coding sequences:
- the LOC136491933 gene encoding RNA-binding protein P-like yields MAPKKRKADPAETAAAAEAAAGNHRLEPASSEPKPRGTIYFPITDDPPEPTAADEDEDDGAGDDEDDAEDIAKLLEPLSREQLVALLRTAAEASPATMAAVRRAAEADPASRKLFVHGLGWGAGAEDLRSAFSRFGELEDCRVISDKQSGRSKGYGFVLFRSRRSALRALSRPQLQIGGRLAFCHLAASGPAPPASQSQNPSSNANTNANSSSNTTTNASGSSSSQPDNMQRKIFVGNVHSDVDVDRLYEYFAQFGEIEEGPLGFDKNTGKPKGFALFVYKSAESARRALEEPMKNFDGKTLNVQKAIDGRTKGSSGTNTNANSNPTTASVAAAAAAAQMTAPASAAISPYDASAYGATVVPDMSFAQQAAMLGLGAQQQAFAQPNAMLAMIAAMQNPAALGMTPAMLAAMNPAFAAAALGAGGQQAHTAGLTGFGAQGFGAQAFGAGGAAFPNAAGVQAAAAAYQGAGAPPGFQGPPGFQVGQATTQTSTAAAAAAAAASAAGYQAGAAGQGQAQIGGTGFQGGY; encoded by the coding sequence ATGGCGCCGAAGAAGCGCAAGGCCGATCCCGCCGagaccgccgccgctgccgaggCAGCCGCCGGCAACCACCGCCTGGAGCCGGCGTCCTCGGAGCCCAAGCCCCGCGGCACCATCTACTTCCCCATCACCGACGACCCGCCCGAGCCCACCGCcgccgacgaggacgaggacgacggcgccggcgacgacgaggacgacgccGAGGACATCGCCAAGCTGCTCGAGCCGCTGTCGCGGGAGCAGCTCGTCGCGCTGCTCCGCACGGCGGCTGAGGCGAGCCCCGCCACGATGGCGGCCGTGCGCCGCGCCGCGGAGGCCGACCCGGCCAGCAGGAAGCTCTTCGTCCACGGCCTCGGCTGGGGCGCCGGCGCCGAAGACCTCCGCTCCGCCTTCTCGCGCTTCGGCGAGCTCGAGGACTGCCGCGTCATCTCTGACAAGCAGTCCGGCAGATCCAAGGGCTACGGGTTCGTCCTCTTCCGCTCGCGCCGCTCTGCGCTCCGCGCCCTCAGCCGCCCCCAGCTCCAAATCGGAGGTCGTCTTGCTTTCTGCCACCTCGCCGCCTCAGGTCCCGCGCCCCCAGCTTCTCAGTCTCAGAACCCTAGCTCCAACGccaacaccaatgccaactctagCTCCAATACCACCACCAACGCTTCTGGTTCCTCGTCGTCGCAACCAGATAATATGCAGCGCAAGATATTTGTTGGTAATGTGCATTCTGATGTTGACGTGGACCGCCTATATGAGTACTTTGCACAATTTGGTGAGATTGAAGAGGGTCCGTTGGGCTTTGACAAGAACACTGGCAAACCAAAGGGATTTGCATTGTTTGTTTACAAGTCTGCGGAGAGTGCTCGTCGGGCTTTGGAGGAGCCAATGaagaattttgatggcaagacgCTCAATGTGCAGAAAGCCATAGATGGGAGGACCAAGGGCTCATCTGGAACGAATACAAATGCTAACTCCAATCCCACTACTGCATctgtggccgccgccgctgctgccgcgcAGATGACTGCTCCTGCCAGTGCTGCCATTAGTCCATATGATGCATCAGCATATGGTGCTACTGTGGTTCCTGACATGAGTTTTGCACAGCAAGCTGCTATGCTTGGATTAGGTGCACAGCAACAGGCGTTTGCTCAACCCAATGCAATGCTTGCCATGATAGCAGCAATGCAGAACCCAGCTGCACTAGGGATGACGCCAGCCATGCTTGCTGCTATGAATCCGGCCTTCGCTGCTGCTGCATTAGGTGCAGGGGGGCAGCAGGCACACACAGCTGGTCTTACGGGTTTTGGAGCTCAGGGTTTTGGGGCACAGGCAtttggagcaggaggtgcagcttTCCCAAATGCAGCTGGTGTTCAAGCAGCAGCGGCTGCATATCAAGGGGCTGGAGCTCCTCCTGGTTTTCAAGGGCCACCTGGGTTTCAGGTTGGCCAAGCAACTACCCAGACAAGCACTGCAGCGGcagcggccgccgccgctgccagtgCTGCTGGTTATCAGGCTGGAGCAGCTGGGCAGGGCCAGGCTCAGATTGGAGGCACTGGTTTTCAGGGTGGATATTGA